The following coding sequences lie in one Anguilla anguilla isolate fAngAng1 chromosome 14, fAngAng1.pri, whole genome shotgun sequence genomic window:
- the LOC118213433 gene encoding MOB kinase activator 1A-like → MSFLFGNRSSKTFKPKKNIPEGSHQYDLLKHAEATLGSGNLRQAVMLPEGEDLNEWIAVNTVDFFNQINMLYGTITEFCTEISCVIMSAGPRYEYHWADGTNIKKPIKCSAPKYIDYLMTWVQDQLDDETLFPSKIGVPFPKNFLSVAKTILKRLFRVYAHIYHQHFDSVMQLQEEAHLNTSFKHFIFFIQEFNLIDRRELAPLQDLIEKLGSKDR, encoded by the exons ATGAGTTTCCTTTT cGGAAATCGTTCCTCAAAGACCTTCAAGccaaaaaagaacattccagaaggCTCCCACCAGTATGACCTGCTGAAACACGCAGAGGCCACTCTGGGCAGCGGGAATCTGCGGCAGGCCGTCATGCTGCCGGAGGGAGAGGATCTCAACGAGTGGATCGCTGTTAACA CCGTGGATTTCTTTAACCAGATAAACATGCTGTACGGCACCATCACAGAGTTCTGCACGGAGATCAGCTGCGTCATCATGTCCGCAGGGCCCAG gtACGAGTACCACTGGGCCGACGGCACCAACATTAAGAAGCCCATCAAATGCTCCGCCCCCAAATACATCGACTACCTGATGACCTGGGTGCAGGACCAGCTGGACGACGAGACTCTCTTCCCCTCCAAGATCG GAGTGCCCTTCCCCAAGAACTTCCTGTCCGTGGCGAAGACCATCCTGAAGAGGCTGTTCAGGGTCTACGCCCACATCTACCACCAGCACTTTGACTCAGTcatgcagctgcaggaggaggcccACCTCAACACCTCATTCAAACACTTCATCTTCTTCatacag gaaTTTAACCTGATAGATCGGAGGGAGCTGGCTCCACTGCAGGACCTGATAGAGAAGCTGGGCTCCAAGGACAGATAG